tgggattgatatccccgaacttttttttcgtttttttttgataaatgtctttgatgacgtcatatccggtttttcgtgaaagttgaggcggcactgtcacgctctcatttttcaaccaaattggttgaaatatTTGTCAAGTAGttttcgacgaagcctggacttcggtattgcatttcagcttggtggcttaaaaattaattaatgactttggtcattaacaagaagagcaaacgctcgatcgagtcactttcgcagttctgaatattatatgaggcatcagatggacaggaagaaattgctattcacaacacaatgagtcacgttcacataaaatttgagcccggtcacttttatagtttccgagaaaagcccaacgttaagttgtgtgttgccgaacagaaaaggctagttatctcccttgtttttctgataacgttcgtaaaaggctacagatgtaaatactttgatgtaaagaataatcctacaaagtttcaatcacatccgatgaactttgtcaaagatataaaatgtctaatttttcctttgacgctgacctgtgaccttgaaaaaggtcaaaggtcaacgaaaccatcgttaaagtgtagaggtcattggaggtcacgactaaacaaaatatgagcccgatcgctttgatagtttccgagaaaagtccaacgttaaggtggtgtctacggacggccggccggccggccggccggacagactaacactgaccgattacatagactcgagtcactttttctcaagtgactcaaaaatcggaaaattgtaaaaaaaatattttttttataaaacgattcaaatttacgatcatcttattttccatcattttctgattccaaaaacatataaatatgttatatttggattaaaaaaaagctctgaaaattaaaaatataaaaattattatcaaaattaaattgtcgaaatcaatttaaaaacacttttatcttattccttgtcggttcctgattccaaaaacatatagatatgatatgtttggattaaaaacacgctcaggaagttaaaacgaagagaggtaNNNNNNNNNNNNNNNNNNNNNNNNNNNNNNNNNNNNNNNNNNNNNNNNNNNNNNNNNNNNNNNNNNNNNNNNNNNNNNNNNNNNNNNNNNNNNNNNNNNNNNNNNNNNNNNNNNNNNNNNNNNNNNNNNNNNNNNNNNNNNNNNNNNNNNNNNNNNNNNNNNNNNNNNNNNNNNNNNNNNNNNNNNNNNNNNNNNNNNNNCtccctctcacactctctctctcactccctctcacactctctctctctgtctcactccctctcactccctctctctcactccctctcacactctctctctcacacattctctctctctcactccctctcacacactctctctctctctctctctctctctctctctctcactctctctctctcacactctctctctctctctctcactccctctcacactctctctcacacactctctctctctctcactccctctcacactctctctctcactccctctcacactctctctctctgtctcactccctctcactccctctctcactctctctcacactctctctctctctctcactccctctcacactctctctctctctcactccctctcacactctctctctctctctctctctctctctctcactccctctcacacactctctcacaaactctctctctcacacacacactccctctcacacactctctctctctctctctctcactccctcacactctctctctctctcactccctctcacactctctctctctctctctcactccctctcactccttctcacactctctctcacactctctctctctcactccctctcacactctctctctctctctctcactccctctcacactctctctctctctctcacactccctctcacacactctctctctctctcactccctctcacactctctctctctctcactccctctcacactttatctcactctctctctctctctcactccctctcacactctatctctctctctctctctctctcactccctctcactctctctctctttctcactccctctcacactctctctctctcactccctctcacactctctctctctctctctctaacttcctctcacacactctctctctctcactccctctgactctctctctctctctctcactccctctcacactctctctctctctctcactccctctcacactctctttctctctctctcactccctctcacactctctctctctcactccctctcacactctctctctctctcactccctctcaccccctctcacacactctctctctctctctctctcactccctctcatattctctttctctctttctttactccctctcacacactctctctctctctctctctctctctctctctctctctctctcactccctctcacactctctctcacactctctctctctctcactccctctcacactctctctctctcactccctcttacactctctctctctctctctctctctttctctctctctcactccctctcactccctctcacactctctctctttctcactccctctcaaactctctctctctctctcactccctctcacactctctctctctctctctcactccctctcactctcgctctctcactctcactctacctctctcactctctctctcactccctctcactccctctcacactatatctctctctctctcactccctctcacattctctctctcactcactccttctcaaactctctctctctcactccctctcacactctctctctctcactcgctctcacattctctctctttctttactccctctcactccctctcacactctctctctctctctctctctctctctctcactccctctctctcactccctctcacactctctctctcactccctctcacactctctctctctctcactccctctcacactctctctctctctctctttctctctctcactccctctcactctctctctctcacactctctctctctctctcactccctctcacactctctctcacacactctctctctctctcactccctctcacactctctctctcactccctctcacactctctctctctgtctcactccctctcactccctctctcactctctctcacactctctctctctctctcactccctctcacactctctctctctcactccctctcacactctctctctctctctctctctctctctctctctctctctctctctcactccctctcacacactctctcacaaactctctctctcacacacacactccctctcacacactctctctctctctctcactccctcacactctctctctctctcactccctctcacactctctctctctctctcactccctctcactccttctcacactctctctcacactctctctctctctcactccctctcacactctctctctctctctctcactccctctcacactctctctctctctctcacactccctctcacacactctctctctctctcactccctctcacactctctctctctctcactccctctcacactttatctcactctctctctctcactccctctcacactctatctctctctctctctctcactccctctcactctctctctctttctcactccctctcacactctctctctctcactccctctcacactctctctctctctctctctaacttcctctcacacactctctctctctcactccctctgactctctctctctctctctcactccctctcacactctctctctctctctcactccctctcacactctctttctctctctctcactccctctcacactctctctctctcactccctctcacactctctctctctctcactccctctcccccctctcacacactctctctctctctctctctcactccctctcatattctctttctctctttctttactccctctcacacactctctctctctctctctctctctctctctctctctctctctctctctcactcactctcacactctctctcacactctctctctctctcactccctctcacactctctctctctcactccctcttacactctctctctctctctctctttctctctctctcactccctgtcacactctctctctctctctctctcactccctctcacactctctctctcacacattctctctctctcactccctctcacacactctctctctctctctctctctctctctcactccctctcacactctctctctctctcactccctctcacactctctctctctctcactccatctcactctctctctctctctctctctctctcacactctctctctctcactctctctcactcactctcactctctctctcgctctctcattctctctctctctttctcgctcactccctctcacactctctctcacactctctctctctctctcactccctctcacactctctctctcactctctttcacactccctctcactccctctcacactctctctctcacacattctctctctctcactccctctcacacactctctctctctctctctctctctctctctctctctctctcactcccttacacacactctctctctctctctcactcactccctctcACACTCTAGGTCACTATGCACAGCACAATTTAACAATTCTGAAATATTAGCATACAACCTATATAGCTACACAGTGACAATGCTTGAGCACCTATTTGTCGATGTCTCTTCTTACGTCAGCATTCAAACGGTAAACGTTCAATCTTCTGTATAGATAGTTCGACGAGCATGAGTGGCGAAGGCACAATGCCGAGAGATCTAGTATATAAAAGGAATACAAAACAGAAGTAGAAGCATACACTGTTACCTTACATTTCAAAGCCAGAGGAGCGAGCTTTAacggaatttgttttttttgtacaacacaacacaacagtcACATGTGTCACATTGGTGGACCTGGatttcacactgacacacttcaGTATATTCTGGATCGAGGACATGAACATTTCGCGACCAATGTTGAACCAGAGAAACACTTCCCGTGCTGGGGTTGTAAAGTCAAAGACATTTTAAAGTAAAATTCATATaattattacaaacaaaaactgcTGCAgagtttgataaaaaaaaattgtttttttttaaagcacgcTACTTCTCAGTGGTGTGTTATTGTAGAAGACAACTTAGCAACCACAGTGTGTTTGGACCGTTGAGTTGTGCTGATGTCGACTTTCGAGGAGTGGAAGTGAAAACCATACGCAAAAGCAACGCTTACGTCAGTACATGGGAATCGACAAGCTTCAAGTGTCACCATCAGTGCTATTTTCTTGTGTGTAATTGAGATCTGCTAGAGCACGCTCTATAACAAGTTAATTGTTGGTGTTCGTGGTTTGAGATCAGCCACGGTGTATGGAACAATCGCAATTTACACGTTCGTTTTGAATTTCAGCACGAACTACATTTGACGAAGAACACACGGGCAGAGAAATCTCTTTGGTATCTGAATATTTCGCACAGAAACATAGCTGTGATCGTTTTGTTATTGACCAGTACAATACAAGAGTAAACTCAAAGTCGTAACATCAGACGTGACGGAAGCGTCACAGAAGAAATGTATTAAACGTGTATTAACATAATTTATTAACTTAACAACTAATTGTAATTTGTATGGAGTGTTGAGTTTTGTTGATGCCGACTTTCGTAAATGTATTAAACGTGTCGTAACATAATTGATTAACTTAACAACTTATTGTAATTTTGAATTGAAGCAAGACACTTCAAGACACCATCGAACTCTAGTAGAATTGCATTTAGCAATTGGGGATATAGACATCATCTGAGACGCAAGCGATACAACAAAAACATAAGTCGAGATATAACAGCTTCTCGTAATTTGGAATTGAACCAAGAAACCAGAAGACACCTTTGATCAATATTAAAGTCCTATCTCGCAACCAGCTGACACACACGCGGCACAAAACGAGTTGTATTACTGTCTTAACTTCTCGCAATTTGTAATTTAACCAGGACACAACAAGACGCCATCGAGCCATTTTGGAGTCCCATTTCGCATCCAGCTGAGACTCACAAAAAGAATTTCGTAAGTGTCTAAACATTTCGCAATTTGGAATTCAACCGAGACACAATAAGACGCCATCGAGCCATGTTGGAGTCTCATTTCGCATCCAGCTGAGACTCACAAAAAGGATTTCGTAAGTGTCTAAACATTTCGCAAAATTTGGAATTCAACCGAGACACAACATGACATTATCTAAATTCCACCTCGCAATCTGAAATACAGATGATATTTGAGACacatgagacacacatacacacattgtaTGACTGTCGCAATATTTCGAAATTTTGAATTTAACCAAGACACAAGTTGACCGACACGCATCGCTCGACACGTCACAATCAAGCGACACAACACAAATTGTATTAGTGGTGCCACATCTCGTGATTTGGAATTTAACGAAGACGAGAGTTAACTGACACGTCAAAAGCGATACAACAACAATTGTATTAGTGGTGCAACATCTCGTAATTTGGAATTTAACGAAGACGCCAGTTTGCTGACACGTCGCTCGACACGTCACAAGGGTCATCACAATGGCTCACCTTGTCCACGTCTTTGCCATCACCTTGACCGCCGTTGCCATCATCTCACAAATCGTTTCCATAGCGACGCCGAATTACATGAGCGACGTCTCTACAGATAGCGTGTACGAAAAGATAGGTCTCTTCTACTGGTGCGACGGGAGGGACTGCCAGAAAGTGCCGTCAGAGACTTTTCCTTgtgagtacacacacacacacacacacacacacgcacgcacgcacacacacacgcacacacacacagtgacacacaaacacacacacacacacccacgcactcccacacacacacacacacacacacaaacacatacacacacacacacgcactcccacacacacacacacacacacacacacacgcactcccgcacacacacacacacaaacacacacacacacacacacacacacgcacgcacacacacacacacacacacacacacacaaacacacacaaacacacacacacgcacacacacacaaacacacacaaacacacacacacacacacaaacacacgcacacacacacacacacacacacacacacacattgcatttTGTAAACGGGGAAAGAaggtgaaagaaaacaaaaagcaacacaAGTGCAAAAATAGGAGTAACAAAAGCAAGAGCGACATGACATTGACAACAAAaggacacatacacattcactgTTACAGCGTGGGCTGAGACGGTTCAGGTCCTGGCGATCGTGGCTCTGATAGGTCTGGTCTTCGCCCTCGTCACAGGCATCGCCAGCATCTGCTCCCACAGCAACTACTACATCTTGAACATCGTCGCCGCTGTCATCGTCTTTCTGGCTGGTGAGTCGGTCGGTagatggtggtggaggtggtggttggggggaggggggtgatggAGATGATGCTGATGTCGATGATTATGACAACGACtccgacgacgacgatgatgatgatgttgctgttgttacTGCTGATGAAAATGACAACGACGGcgaggacgacgatgatgatgatgatgatgatgatgatgatgatgatgatgatgatgatgatgatgatgatgatgatgatgatgatgatgatgatgatgatgatgatgatgatgatgacgacgacgacgacgacgatgatgatgatgagtggaaggaggaggaggaggagggggagaaggaggaggaggaggatttaGAGGTTGGCGTGTtcggtgtatgtatgtgtgtttgtgtgtatgtgtgggggggggggggtgtctcacTCTATTTATATCGGCCTGCCAATCTGtgtctgttttcttctttttacatttagtcaagttttgactaaatgttttaacgtagagggggaatcgagacgagggtcgtggtgtatgtgtgtgtgtgtgtgtgtgtgtgtgtgtgtgtgtgtctgtctgtctgtctgtctgtgtgtgtgtgtagagcgattcagactaaactactggaccgatctttatgaaatttgacatgagagtttctgggtatgatatccttagacgtttttttcatttttttgataaatgtctttgatgacgtcatatccggcttttcgtgaaagttgaggcggcactgtcacgctctcattttgcaaccaaattggttgaaattttggtcaagtaatctccgacgaagcgcggacttcggtattgcatttcagcttggtggcttaaaaattaattaatgactttggtcattaaaaatctgaaaattgtaaaaaaaaaattcttttataaaacgatccaaatttacgttcatcttattctccatcattttctgattccaaaaacatataaatatgttatatttggattaaaaacaagctctcaaaattaaaaatataaaaattatgatcaaaattaaattttcaaaattaatttaaaaacactttcatcttattccttgtcggttcctgattccaaaaacatatagatatgatatgtttggattataaacacgctcagaaagttaaaacaaagagaggtacagaaaagcgtgctatccttcttagcgcaactactaccccgctcttcttgtcaatttcactgcctttgccatgagcggtggactgacgatgctacgagtatacggtcttgctgaaaaattgcattgcgttcagtttcattctgtgagttcgacagctacttgactaaatgttgtattttcgccttacgcgacttgttatatttagtcaagttttgactaaatattttaacatcgagggggaatcgaaacgagggtcgtggtgtatgtgcgtgtgtgtgtctgtctgtgtgtgtgtgtagagcgattcagactctactggaccgatctttatgaaatttgacatgagagtttctgggtatgaaatccccgaacgtttttttcatttttttgataaatgtatttgatgacgtcatatccggcttttcgtgaaagttgaggcggcactgtcacgccctcatttttcaatcaaattggttgaaattttggtcaagtaatcttcgacgaagttcggacttcggtattgcatttcagcttggtggcttaaaaattaattaatgactttggtcattaaaaatctgaaaattgtaaaaaaaaataaaaatttataaaacgatccaaatttacgtttatcttattctccatcattttctgattccaaaaacatataaatatgttatatttggattaaaaacaagctctgaaaattaaatatataaaaattattatcaaaattaaattgtcgaaatcaatttaaaaacactttcatcttattccttgtcggttcctgattccaaaaacatatagatatgatatgtttggattataaacacgctcagaaagttaaaacaaagagaggtacagaaaagcgtgctatccttcttagcgcaactactaccccgctcttcttgtcaatttcactgcctttgccatgagcggtggactgacgatgctacgagtatacggtcttgctgaaaaatggcattgcgttcagtttcattctgtgagttcgacagctacttgactaaatattgtattttcgccttacgcgacttgttcctgtCTGTCTTACCGCCTCCCTTTTATTTTCTCGTGGATTTGTGTTCGTGCCTGTGCTTCTGTGTCATGCCAATGTTTCGTCTGCCAATATCTTAATACTCTTTTCTTTTACCAATACATAACACAACGGTCAACGGTGTACCTGTTTTCATTTCAGCTTTCTTCATTATGGTggagttttctttctttgtggccGAAAAAAAAACGGATCCACTTCTAATGAGAGACAACTTCCGCCTTGGATATAGCTTCTTCTTCAGCATCACGGCTTTCCTGCTCAGTCTCGCCGGAGGAGTTTTTTTCATACTGACCCTGTTTTGCACACCGGAGTATTGAGTGAAGTGTCTCtgatgcacgtgccaacatttgaAATTAACTCTGTCTGGTTTGTAGAGGTTGTgagagagtgaatactcttgctttttgtGATGAAAGTTGTCTACATGTGCGCTTTGTCTTACGTATTTAAGCCACACCAGAGTATTGCGTTGAGAGTTTGTAACGCAAGTATCAATTACGCCAACTGCAGGATCTTCTAAAATGTTAAAATTCATTGAAGAA
This sequence is a window from Littorina saxatilis isolate snail1 unplaced genomic scaffold, US_GU_Lsax_2.0 scaffold_658, whole genome shotgun sequence. Protein-coding genes within it:
- the LOC138954839 gene encoding uncharacterized protein, producing MAHLVHVFAITLTAVAIISQIVSIATPNYMSDVSTDSVYEKIGLFYWCDGRDCQKVPSETFPSWAETVQVLAIVALIGLVFALVTGIASICSHSNYYILNIVAAVIVFLAAFFIMVEFSFFVAEKKTDPLLMRDNFRLGYSFFFSITAFLLSLAGGVFFILTLFCTPEY